The following proteins are co-located in the Argopecten irradians isolate NY chromosome 9, Ai_NY, whole genome shotgun sequence genome:
- the LOC138332397 gene encoding lens fiber membrane intrinsic protein-like, with amino-acid sequence MSQFKNQSVYIKSALCTLTLGFVTHLVSLASPYWLLTGSGAHLGLWLNCVDTSCQSMAASPVSEWIRSCQVLDVMSIVTSLASLTVMLVTAFTHNYKQQQRKARHIFIIVLSFISAVFLQIAIAVAFRANFPFGVASLSWSVPVGIIAVVFYGITGIVMIIDLLRLIFYGDTQRTHVKQSGNIG; translated from the exons ATGTCGCAGTTTAAGAATCAGTCTGTCTATATAAAGTCGGCGCTGTGTACGTTGACTTTGGGTTTTGTTACACACCTCGTTAGTTTAGCATCCCCGTACTGGCTACTCACTGGATCAGGAGCGCACCTCGGACTATGGCTGAATTGTGTGGACACATCGTGTCAGAGTATGGCGGCGTCACCGG TTTCAGAATGGATCCGGAGTTGCCAAGTGTTAGATGTTATGAGTATTGTTACCAGTCTGGCGAGTCTGACTGTCATGTTAGTGACCGCCTTCACACACaactataaacaacaacagaggAAAGCTCGACACATCTTCATCATAGTCTTATCTTTTATATCTG CTGTGTTCCTGCAAATAGCTATAGCGGTAGCATTCAGAGCTAACTTTCCTTTTGGAGTTGCCTCCCTTTCCTGGTCTGTGCCCGTAGGAATCATCGCTGTTGTATTCTATGGTATCACAGGCATTGTGATGATTATTGACCTTCTTCGTCTCATCTTTTATGGGGATACACAACGGACACATGTCAAGCAATCAGGAAACATTGGCTGA